The Candidatus Gracilibacteria bacterium genome window below encodes:
- the mnmA gene encoding tRNA 2-thiouridine(34) synthase MnmA has product MVGKKILVGLSGGVDSAVSAYLLKEQGYHVSAGFMINYLTDDDTCPTRTDMAIAKEIAEYLGIPFFTFDFIDEYEQKVLNYIFEGYKKGLTPNPDVFCNTWIKFDLFRKEALSYGFDAVATGHYVRLGGQEKKEERRNNKVGSCIMPPGQGGAGGVENSKLETQNLKLLRGVDPDKDQSYFLAALSREQLEQAMFPIGNLTKSEVRDIARRAGLPNAERKDSQGLCFVGKVDFAEFLKAHIPAQKGAIIDTAGNILGEHDGAFQYTIGQRKGIGVGGGPALYVVEKNVETNTLVVGQEDDPRLLNTTCTVGELNWLEDVTLPLNCEAQIRYRQMPQKCTLTEHKGETKAKEQAKNGIFSSDNSELVTRNSSLVLGSDNSSTRQLINPSTLIEVSFEAPQRAITPGQVCVFYDGDTVLGSGIIMV; this is encoded by the coding sequence ATGGTAGGTAAAAAAATCCTTGTCTGACTCTCGGGTGGTGTGGACTCTGCCGTTTCTGCATACCTCCTCAAGGAGCAAGGATATCATGTCAGTGCGGGGTTTATGATCAATTATTTGACCGATGATGATACCTGCCCGACACGTACCGATATGGCGATAGCAAAAGAAATTGCTGAATATCTCGGAATTCCATTTTTTACTTTCGATTTTATAGATGAATATGAGCAAAAAGTTCTGAACTATATTTTTGAAGGATATAAAAAATGACTCACACCAAATCCTGATGTTTTTTGTAATACATGGATAAAGTTTGATCTCTTCCGAAAAGAGGCACTTTCGTATGGGTTTGATGCGGTCGCGACGGGACACTACGTCCGCCTTGGCGGACAAGAGAAGAAAGAAGAAAGAAGAAATAATAAAGTTGGAAGTTGTATTATGCCCCCCTGACAAGGGGGGGCAGGGGGGGTTGAAAACTCAAAACTTGAAACTCAAAACTTGAAACTTCTGCGTGGCGTGGATCCCGACAAAGATCAGAGCTATTTCCTCGCAGCGCTTTCACGTGAACAACTCGAGCAAGCGATGTTCCCAATTGGAAACCTCACAAAATCTGAGGTGCGAGACATCGCTCGGAGGGCATGACTCCCAAATGCTGAAAGAAAAGATTCTCAGGGACTGTGTTTCGTCGGGAAAGTAGACTTTGCAGAATTTTTGAAGGCACATATTCCAGCTCAGAAGTGAGCAATTATCGATACCGCTGGAAACATACTCGGTGAACATGATGGTGCGTTTCAGTATACTATTGGTCAAAGAAAAGGTATCGGTGTCGGTGGTGGACCAGCGCTCTATGTGGTAGAGAAAAATGTCGAAACTAATACTCTTGTTGTCTGACAGGAGGACGATCCACGGCTCTTGAACACTACCTGCACTGTCTGAGAACTCAATTGGCTGGAAGATGTGACATTGCCACTGAACTGCGAAGCACAAATACGGTATCGGCAGATGCCACAAAAGTGCACACTAACAGAGCACAAATGAGAGACTAAGGCTAAGGAACAGGCTAAGAATGGAATTTTTAGTTCGGACAACTCGGAACTCGTCACTCGAAACTCGTCACTTGTCCTTGGTTCGGACAACTCATCAACCCGTCAACTCATCAACCCGTCAACTCTTATTGAAGTCTCTTTTGAAGCTCCCCAACGCGCCATCACCCCCGGACAGGTCTGTGTTTTTTATGACGGGGATACTGTTTTAGGGAGCGGGATTATTATGGTGTAG
- the gyrA gene encoding DNA gyrase subunit A, which yields MSDIIPTDPSLNDVHRDIGFEMQNCYIDYAMSVIVSRALPDIRDGLKPVHRRILYAMHDLSLHSGAKYRKSAKIVGDVLGKYHPHGDSSVYEAMVRLAQPWALRYPLVDGQGNFGSVDGDGAASMRYTEARMSKITDEMLADIKKETVDFRPNYDASEAEPTVLPARVPNLLLMGSVGIAVGMATNIPPHNLGEVVDALDFLLNHADAGSVTVEDLMQFIKGPDFPTGGIVYNRADILSAYATGRGSIIMRGRGTIEETTSGRPVIIIHELPYQVAPSTIVEQVAHLITEKIIVGIAEVRDESNKDGIRVVIELKRDSFPKEVLNQLFKLTQLQTSFSYNMIALTDRGSQPKLFNLKEILEEFIVHRREVITRRTQYELRIAQERAHILEGLKIALDHIDEVIETIKKSKDRQDASDKLQKRFKLSERQAVAILEMQLQRLSGLERKKIEDELAEKLLLIADLSDILAKPERVNALISTELLEVRDKYGDKRRTEIHSAPLGQFSAIDTIPNEEVIITLSKQGYIKRLKAAAYRTQKRGGVGVTTATKEEDEIQILISSNNHDNLWFFTSSGRVFQLPTYEIPEFSRTAKGSPLVNFINLQPTESISTILNSTEATTPFLFFATKKGTVKRINRSEITNIRTSGLIVIKIDEGDALGWVQATSGSDPMLLVSHKGQAIQFPETDVRAMGRAAMGVRGIRLKGDDALVTASVVSSEMKYVFTASEKGLGKLSNIDDYRSQGRGGSGVKVGAITPKTGNIVSATMLSEDERKNADFVLVTKSGMTVRSPLKGVRLTGRVAQGVILTKLKDTDSVISMSVVQTGDDEEK from the coding sequence ATGTCCGATATTATCCCTACTGACCCCTCTCTCAATGATGTCCATCGTGATATCGGATTTGAAATGCAAAACTGTTATATCGATTATGCGATGTCGGTCATCGTCTCTCGTGCCCTTCCTGATATCCGTGATGGACTGAAGCCAGTACATCGGCGTATCCTCTATGCAATGCATGACCTCTCACTGCATTCTGGTGCCAAATATCGTAAATCTGCGAAGATTGTCTGAGATGTGCTCGGTAAATACCACCCCCACGGTGATAGTTCTGTCTATGAGGCGATGGTACGCCTCGCTCAACCTTGGGCCCTCAGATACCCTCTCGTAGACGGACAGGGTAACTTCGGATCTGTCGATGGCGATGGTGCGGCGTCAATGCGTTATACCGAAGCTCGTATGAGCAAGATCACCGACGAGATGCTTGCTGATATCAAAAAAGAAACCGTTGATTTCCGACCAAACTATGATGCTTCTGAAGCAGAACCAACAGTACTTCCTGCTCGTGTTCCAAATCTCCTTCTCATGGGTTCAGTGGGTATCGCCGTCGGTATGGCAACGAATATTCCTCCTCATAATCTCGGAGAGGTCGTCGATGCACTCGATTTCCTCTTAAATCACGCGGATGCCGGATCTGTCACCGTCGAAGATCTGATGCAATTTATCAAATGACCTGATTTTCCAACAGGATGAATCGTCTACAATCGTGCTGATATCCTCTCTGCCTATGCGACAGGTCGTGGATCTATCATTATGCGTGGGCGTGGTACTATCGAAGAGACGACGTCAGGACGTCCTGTGATTATCATTCATGAACTCCCCTATCAAGTCGCACCTTCCACTATCGTCGAGCAAGTCGCACATCTCATTACCGAAAAAATCATTGTCGGTATCGCCGAAGTCCGTGATGAATCCAATAAAGATGGTATCCGTGTCGTTATCGAGCTCAAGCGCGATAGTTTTCCAAAAGAAGTATTGAATCAACTTTTCAAGCTCACACAACTTCAGACATCATTTTCCTACAATATGATCGCTCTGACCGATCGTGGATCACAACCAAAACTCTTTAACCTCAAGGAGATACTGGAAGAATTCATCGTTCATCGACGTGAAGTCATCACCAGAAGGACACAGTATGAACTCCGTATCGCTCAGGAACGTGCTCATATCCTCGAAGGACTCAAAATCGCTCTCGATCATATCGATGAAGTCATCGAAACGATCAAAAAAAGTAAGGACCGACAGGATGCAAGTGATAAACTTCAGAAACGATTTAAGCTGTCAGAAAGACAAGCAGTTGCTATTCTCGAGATGCAACTTCAGAGACTCTCTGGTCTGGAACGCAAAAAGATAGAGGATGAACTCGCAGAAAAACTCCTCCTCATCGCTGATCTCTCGGATATCCTCGCAAAACCAGAACGTGTCAACGCGCTGATCTCGACTGAGCTTCTCGAAGTCCGTGATAAATATGGTGATAAGCGACGCACAGAGATCCACAGTGCTCCTCTGGGACAATTCAGTGCTATCGATACTATACCAAATGAAGAAGTGATTATTACCCTCTCGAAACAGGGCTATATCAAACGCCTCAAAGCTGCTGCCTATCGTACACAAAAACGCGGAGGTGTAGGTGTGACCACAGCGACCAAAGAGGAAGATGAGATCCAGATTCTGATATCTTCGAATAATCATGACAACCTCTGGTTCTTTACATCGAGTGGTCGTGTCTTCCAGCTCCCAACCTACGAAATACCAGAATTCTCTCGTACCGCGAAGGGATCACCACTGGTGAATTTTATTAATCTCCAACCAACCGAATCAATTTCGACGATATTAAATTCTACAGAAGCGACCACACCTTTCCTCTTTTTCGCCACAAAGAAAGGAACGGTAAAACGTATCAATCGTTCGGAGATTACCAATATCCGTACCTCAGGCCTTATCGTCATAAAAATCGATGAAGGTGATGCACTCGGATGGGTCCAAGCAACGAGTGGATCTGATCCTATGCTTCTCGTCTCACATAAATGACAAGCAATCCAATTCCCAGAAACGGATGTACGGGCGATGGGTCGTGCTGCCATGGGTGTCCGAGGTATTCGTCTCAAAGGCGATGATGCTCTCGTCACTGCTTCTGTCGTCTCAAGTGAGATGAAATACGTCTTCACCGCTTCTGAAAAAGGACTTGGAAAACTCTCAAATATTGACGATTATCGCTCTCAAGGACGAGGCGGATCTGGTGTCAAAGTCGGTGCTATCACACCAAAAACAGGGAATATCGTCTCAGCGACGATGCTCAGTGAAGATGAACGAAAAAATGCTGACTTTGTCCTCGTAACCAAGTCTGGTATGACGGTGCGAAGTCCTCTGAAATGAGTGCGACTCACAGGACGTGTCGCACAAGGTGTTATCCTCACAAAACTCAAGGATACAGATAGCGTCATCTCGATGAGTGTCGTGCAGACAGGAGATGATGAGGAGAAGTAA
- a CDS encoding fibronectin type III domain-containing protein, whose translation SGNTGLTSLTFANGLLSTFTGTGMTGLTTLNLSGNALTSFAGTGMTSLTTLNLSSNAFATFSGVGLSSLTSLNLSNNILTNFSGNGFSSLTSLNLTDNLISDFQDVESILSISATNNCLVRTSLDTPISDWLVGHATDNWELHNVACVIPIIATCSPSDLNATTGDTINWTAIATGGTGVFTYVWSGTDGLTGTSNPLATSYDSAGVKSASVVISSGVQTTDPVMCTNTITISPPVIITFCDTITDVSKTECEALMYMYDHNGGSSWTEKTGWGTDTEVCSWYGVTCNDGGTHVISLDLSGNNLTNGWNIAEGNLNTLTDIDLSNNQLSSFVWTGMPALASLDIGNNILASFSGSGLKALRHLYLNNNQLTSFDGTGLALIWTLNLENNTIISLPKVTGMKKIKSLSTTSNCLVRTRLDTSVSAWLDKYNTGGTTWEVQDETCSESFIVPTMNNITSATATITWNTDTASSSFVEYGLTATNRGATNEIDISPRTTSHNVQLSGLAACTTYDYRVVSRDINGDSETSVGNTFTTIGCAAASTVRETSTEQITKATGGTLTLENTDSEGTTLNGITLIIPSNFADSDANFQSQQLDKSTVLETLSAPHGQSMAENLVYELRAVTEDSTVISEFDEPLTMTITYTTDDIEGMKEDTLQIYSSDGESDWAPLSACSVDTDDKTVTCDTPHFSVFALFGEEEDSVPTITTPTVNTITTTSATLGANVTSVGIPPDTLTARGTCWGIAASPVTNCTAEGGTTTGVFTHVRTGLTAGTTYYYRGYATNATGTSYSADGTFTTTSNAPSGGSSSSSSSANGGGVLNSASVQEPTKSISTTILSDFITKTLTEKKRPGYATRLETILLSLKVRGISLAKNYICLGSHTDTSGSLVPTYTCQVAEKAQGGKIISQTNKQFKPLQSVSRIEAYSLLMKSICVHPITNSFNWQKKVIEKAMELGFTVRNLDTFEPDRPLTIQEMYTVVERLYEYNKTHDTCSL comes from the coding sequence AGCGGCAATACAGGGCTGACATCATTAACTTTTGCAAATGGTCTTCTCTCCACCTTTACTGGTACGGGGATGACAGGATTGACGACGCTCAATCTCTCAGGGAACGCACTGACATCATTTGCTGGTACGGGGATGACGAGTTTAACGACCCTAAATCTGAGTAGCAATGCATTTGCTACCTTCTCTGGTGTTTGACTTAGTTCTCTGACATCATTGAATCTGAGTAATAACATATTGACCAATTTCTCTGGAAATTGATTCAGTTCTCTGACATCACTCAATCTGACGGACAACCTAATCAGTGATTTTCAAGATGTTGAGAGTATTCTTTCGATATCTGCCACAAATAACTGTCTCGTCCGTACTTCACTCGATACTCCTATATCTGACTGGCTCGTATGACATGCCACGGATAACTGGGAACTCCACAATGTGGCCTGCGTGATTCCGATTATAGCGACTTGTAGCCCCTCTGATCTCAATGCAACGACTGGTGATACCATCAATTGGACAGCAATAGCAACAGGTGGCACAGGGGTATTTACCTATGTATGGTCTGGAACTGACGGATTGACTGGCACGAGTAATCCTCTTGCAACATCCTATGATTCTGCATGAGTAAAGAGTGCTTCAGTGGTAATCTCTTCTGGAGTGCAAACAACAGACCCAGTCATGTGTACAAATACTATCACTATTTCTCCTCCAGTTATCATTACTTTTTGTGATACTATCACTGACGTATCAAAGACAGAATGTGAAGCACTTATGTATATGTACGACCATAATGGAGGTAGTTCTTGGACAGAAAAAACTGGGTGGGGAACTGACACAGAAGTGTGTAGCTGGTACGGTGTCACATGCAATGATGGATGAACTCATGTCATATCGCTTGATCTCTCTGGGAACAATCTGACGAACGGATGGAATATTGCAGAATGAAATCTGAATACTCTGACAGATATTGATCTTTCAAATAACCAACTTTCTTCATTTGTTTGGACAGGTATGCCAGCGCTCGCATCGCTCGATATAGGGAATAATATTTTAGCATCTTTTTCTGGATCAGGGCTCAAGGCATTGCGACATTTGTATCTCAATAATAATCAGCTCACCTCATTTGATGGCACAGGACTCGCACTTATCTGGACTCTCAATCTGGAAAATAATACAATAATTTCTCTCCCCAAAGTGACAGGTATGAAAAAAATAAAGTCGCTCTCCACCACCAGTAACTGTCTTGTTCGGACAAGACTGGATACGTCCGTCTCTGCCTGGCTCGATAAATACAATACTGGGGGTACTACTTGGGAAGTGCAGGATGAAACCTGTTCCGAGTCGTTTATTGTGCCAACTATGAATAATATTACCAGCGCAACAGCAACTATTACATGGAATACAGACACAGCATCTTCAAGTTTTGTAGAATATGGACTTACAGCGACGAATAGATGAGCAACAAATGAGATTGATATATCTCCACGTACCACAAGCCATAATGTCCAGCTCTCTGGTCTCGCAGCGTGTACTACCTATGACTATCGAGTAGTGTCTCGTGATATAAATTGAGATAGTGAGACAAGCGTAGGGAATACCTTTACCACGATAGGTTGCGCCGCTGCTTCTACCGTTAGAGAGACATCGACAGAACAGATCACGAAAGCGACTGGAGGTACGCTCACATTGGAAAATACTGATTCTGAAGGAACCACATTGAATGGGATTACACTGATCATACCTTCTAACTTTGCAGACTCAGATGCCAATTTCCAATCACAACAACTCGATAAAAGTACTGTCCTGGAAACACTCTCAGCACCGCATGGACAATCAATGGCAGAAAACCTCGTCTATGAGCTCAGGGCTGTAACTGAAGATTCTACTGTTATTTCTGAATTTGATGAACCTCTCACGATGACTATAACCTATACGACTGATGATATCGAGGGTATGAAAGAGGATACACTCCAAATCTATAGTTCTGATGGGGAAAGCGATTGGGCTCCACTTTCAGCATGTAGTGTAGATACTGACGATAAGACAGTGACGTGTGATACGCCTCACTTTTCCGTTTTTGCGCTTTTTGGAGAAGAGGAAGATTCTGTACCAACCATTACCACTCCAACTGTAAATACTATAACTACTACGAGTGCCACTCTTGGAGCAAATGTCACTTCGGTTGGCATCCCTCCTGATACTCTCACGGCTCGTGGAACCTGCTGGTGAATAGCAGCATCTCCAGTCACAAACTGTACTGCTGAAGGGGGTACAACTACTGGAGTATTTACACACGTTCGTACAGGGCTCACAGCTGGTACTACCTATTACTACCGTGGATATGCTACCAATGCGACTGGTACATCCTATTCTGCTGATGGGACATTTACAACGACAAGCAATGCACCAAGTGGTGGTAGCTCCTCTTCATCATCCTCAGCCAATGGTGGATGAGTATTGAATAGTGCTTCCGTACAAGAGCCCACCAAGTCCATATCAACCACGATATTGTCGGATTTTATCACTAAAACCCTCACAGAGAAAAAACGACCCTGATATGCTACTCGACTTGAGACCATACTCTTATCTCTGAAGGTACGAGGTATTTCTCTTGCGAAAAATTATATATGTCTTGGGTCTCATACGGATACCTCAGGATCTCTCGTCCCCACCTACACATGTCAGGTAGCCGAGAAAGCGCAATGAGGAAAAATCATATCTCAAACTAATAAACAATTCAAACCACTACAATCTGTCAGCCGTATAGAAGCATACTCTCTTCTGATGAAGAGTATTTGTGTTCATCCAATAACTAATAGCTTTAATTGGCAAAAAAAAGTCATCGAAAAAGCTATGGAACTCTGATTTACCGTCAGAAATCTCGACACTTTTGAACCAGACAGACCTCTCACAATCCAGGAGATGTATACGGTAGTTGAGCGTCTCTATGAATATAACAAGACGCATGACACCTGTTCTCTCTAG
- a CDS encoding chorismate mutase — MSSTLTELRDQIDHIDQSIIQALPLGGEDEDYLDTVLGLTSEDKEMLRSTRLYFSQRVCELLGERMQISHQIGEAKRGEGRIEMIDEERKNIMIQSRVAWAPKHLRKQVKNLYHAIHDISVRIQQQTY, encoded by the coding sequence ATGTCTTCCACTCTTACAGAACTTCGGGATCAAATTGATCACATCGATCAATCAATTATACAAGCTCTCCCTCTGTGAGGGGAAGACGAGGATTATCTCGATACGGTATTGGGGTTAACTTCCGAAGATAAGGAGATGCTTCGCTCCACACGATTATACTTTTCTCAGAGAGTGTGCGAGTTACTCTGAGAAAGAATGCAGATATCTCACCAAATTGGTGAAGCGAAGCGTGGAGAATGAAGAATAGAGATGATTGATGAAGAACGCAAAAATATAATGATACAATCTCGTGTCGCATGGGCACCGAAACATCTCAGAAAACAAGTGAAAAATCTTTATCATGCTATCCATGATATCTCTGTTCGTATCCAGCAACAAACTTACTAG
- the proS gene encoding proline--tRNA ligase, producing MTKTKITMASQEADYSQWYLDVAHQGDMFEYAPVTGCITFLPKAVTLWSQIREVMTTKMKALGVQDILLPLLIPVSFFEREKDHIEGFAPEFATVTHVGGKELPEHYAIRPTSETLFCDFFKKQLQSYKDLPMLYNQWANVMRWEKRPRPFLRTSEFHWQEGHTLHSTEEEAQAFALQVLQKIYVETIRDFLAIDGLEGEKSPSERFPGAIRTYTYESMMSNGWALQSCTSHLLSQNFMKEFEVSYQDNNGKQAYPFYTSWGASTRLIGAIISSHSDDRGLIIPPRMSEYQATLLPLYMGDKSVVDAYSDTIAEALLGKNTDVPVQGQYFRARINLKGEKVLLDARDVRLGEKINDWELSGYPIRIEYGPRDISNNVVVVADRISGEKQTVALSDLKKTVENLLEKGQATLLERSQKRLHDNTVVCSNEAEIAAAVEAGKFALYVWDGDEKFEAHIKTTYKATTRCIPFAGQFTDDLMPIIPAGTKRTIFARAF from the coding sequence ATGACAAAAACAAAAATAACCATGGCTTCGCAGGAAGCGGATTACTCTCAATGGTATCTCGATGTTGCTCATCAGGGTGATATGTTTGAATATGCTCCTGTCACGGGTTGTATCACATTTCTTCCAAAGGCAGTCACGCTCTGGTCTCAGATCCGTGAGGTGATGACGACAAAAATGAAAGCACTTGGTGTCCAGGATATTCTGTTGCCTCTCTTGATACCTGTTTCTTTCTTTGAACGAGAAAAAGATCACATAGAGGGCTTTGCCCCAGAGTTTGCGACTGTGACGCATGTAGGGGGCAAAGAATTGCCAGAACACTATGCTATCCGTCCGACATCGGAGACACTTTTTTGTGATTTTTTTAAAAAACAATTGCAGAGCTACAAGGATCTCCCGATGCTCTACAATCAATGGGCCAATGTGATGCGTTGGGAAAAACGACCACGCCCCTTTCTTCGTACATCAGAATTTCATTGGCAAGAAGGACATACACTCCATAGTACGGAAGAAGAAGCGCAAGCATTTGCACTTCAAGTACTTCAGAAAATATATGTCGAAACGATTCGTGACTTTCTCGCTATTGACTGACTCGAAGGAGAAAAATCCCCGAGCGAACGATTTCCATGAGCGATTCGTACCTACACTTATGAATCGATGATGAGCAATGGTTGGGCACTGCAATCATGTACCTCTCATCTTCTTTCACAAAACTTTATGAAGGAATTTGAAGTATCGTATCAAGACAATAATGGGAAACAAGCGTATCCATTTTATACCTCATGGGGCGCTTCGACACGATTGATTGGCGCAATCATCTCATCACATTCTGATGACCGCGGGCTTATCATTCCGCCACGAATGTCTGAATACCAGGCGACACTTCTTCCTCTTTATATGGGCGACAAATCAGTCGTAGATGCTTATTCCGATACTATCGCAGAAGCACTTCTCTGAAAAAACACCGATGTGCCAGTACAGGGACAATATTTCCGCGCTCGGATTAATTTGAAAGGTGAGAAAGTACTCCTCGATGCACGTGACGTACGGCTTGGTGAAAAAATCAATGATTGGGAACTTTCCGGTTATCCTATTCGTATTGAATATGGACCACGGGATATTTCAAATAATGTTGTTGTAGTTGCCGATCGTATCTCTGGAGAAAAGCAAACAGTAGCACTTTCTGATCTGAAAAAAACAGTTGAGAATCTTCTTGAAAAATGACAAGCGACACTTCTTGAGAGAAGTCAGAAAAGACTCCATGACAACACTGTTGTATGCTCCAATGAAGCCGAGATTGCTGCAGCGGTTGAAGCAGGGAAATTTGCGCTGTATGTGTGGGATGGTGATGAAAAATTTGAAGCACATATCAAAACAACGTACAAGGCGACGACACGATGTATTCCATTTGCTGGGCAATTCACAGATGACTTGATGCCAATTATTCCAGCAGGTACGAAGAGGACCATATTTGCGAGAGCATTCTAA
- a CDS encoding sigma factor-like helix-turn-helix DNA-binding protein, translating into MSTLSASVIKSSFESLLKQLSDKESYVITHRIGLYGHKETLQEIGDNYNITRERVRQIEDKGVKSIGGMIKDTPLAAVQSMAAQVLHEQGGIMSRDDLVSALIKDLALGSINKGMMEVILQADFDIQKSKPRLNTVTYFHEPQITRKSIESVHSEAVKLLKKRRDVMEQSALYDKIFETLKPQFSFLTLSLVDSIMDVFLDIVKGEKVMIGLASWHILNPKTLKDKAIYIFKKTNKPMHFLELANTISGHFTTRVKTNTVHNELIRNNEFVLIGRGIYALRAWGYTAGTVQDVILEIFNQFKKPLSSDEITAEVLKTRIVKSNTIYMNLQNKKVFERVGRNLYQPKKK; encoded by the coding sequence ATGTCTACACTTTCTGCTTCTGTCATAAAGTCTTCATTTGAATCACTTCTGAAACAGCTCAGCGATAAGGAATCATATGTTATTACTCATAGAATAGGTCTCTACGGTCACAAAGAAACACTCCAAGAAATAGGTGATAATTATAATATAACACGTGAACGAGTTCGACAAATAGAAGACAAAGGTGTCAAAAGTATTGGTGGGATGATCAAAGACACACCGCTTGCTGCTGTACAATCTATGGCTGCACAGGTTCTTCACGAACAAGGAGGCATTATGTCACGCGATGATCTCGTGTCTGCACTTATAAAAGATCTCGCGCTTGGCTCTATCAACAAAGGTATGATGGAAGTTATTCTTCAGGCTGATTTTGATATCCAAAAAAGTAAACCACGTCTCAATACTGTGACATACTTCCACGAGCCACAAATTACTCGAAAATCTATCGAATCAGTTCACTCGGAAGCAGTCAAACTCCTCAAGAAACGACGTGATGTGATGGAGCAGTCAGCACTCTATGACAAGATTTTTGAAACACTCAAACCACAATTTTCATTTCTCACACTCAGTCTCGTCGATTCTATCATGGACGTCTTTCTCGATATCGTCAAAGGCGAAAAGGTGATGATCGGTCTCGCATCTTGGCACATCCTCAATCCAAAAACTCTGAAAGACAAGGCAATTTACATCTTCAAGAAGACAAATAAACCAATGCATTTCTTGGAACTCGCAAATACTATCTCAGGTCATTTCACGACTCGGGTAAAAACCAACACAGTTCACAATGAACTCATCCGAAATAATGAATTCGTTCTCATCGGTCGTGGTATCTATGCACTTCGTGCGTGGGGCTACACGGCTGGTACCGTCCAGGACGTCATCCTCGAGATCTTCAATCAATTCAAGAAACCACTTTCTTCTGATGAGATCACAGCAGAAGTATTGAAAACTCGTATCGTCAAATCAAATACTATCTACATGAATCTCCAGAACAAAAAAGTCTTTGAACGAGTCGGACGTAATCTCTATCAGCCAAAGAAGAAATAA
- the rnc gene encoding ribonuclease III, which produces MTNNNENLGIVLAKLGITPKDISLYETACIHRSFLNEADKTVYEHNERLEFLGDAALELAMTHLIFRKYPEKDEGWMTDLRSSYVRGTHLAEIALHFGLDEVLQMSLGERNAGGKKNPNILADTLEAILGALYLDKGFEETLKIVEAIIFQSEKVRSEIKDAKSLLQELVQQHLMLTPLYTIQNESGKDHQKVFTIEATVQGVTIGVGVGANKKKAQEFAAQNALQNQEEWQYLLNSEEKLK; this is translated from the coding sequence ATGACAAACAATAATGAAAATCTCTGAATAGTTCTCGCAAAACTCGGCATCACGCCAAAGGATATTTCCCTGTATGAAACTGCGTGTATTCATCGATCATTTCTCAATGAAGCAGATAAGACAGTTTATGAACACAATGAACGTCTCGAATTTCTCTGAGATGCTGCACTTGAGCTCGCGATGACGCATCTTATCTTTAGAAAATATCCTGAAAAAGATGAAGGATGGATGACGGATTTGCGCAGCAGTTATGTACGGGGCACACATCTTGCTGAGATTGCTCTGCATTTTTGACTCGATGAAGTGCTCCAGATGTCACTCGGAGAACGGAATGCTGGTGGTAAAAAAAATCCCAATATTCTCGCAGATACACTGGAAGCAATATTGGGCGCACTCTATTTGGACAAAGGATTTGAAGAAACGCTAAAAATAGTTGAAGCGATTATTTTTCAATCAGAAAAAGTACGTTCTGAGATCAAGGATGCAAAGTCTCTTTTGCAAGAATTAGTCCAACAACATCTGATGCTGACTCCTCTCTATACTATCCAAAATGAATCAGGTAAAGATCATCAAAAAGTCTTTACTATAGAAGCCACTGTACAATGAGTAACAATCGGTGTCGGTGTAGGTGCCAATAAAAAGAAAGCACAAGAGTTTGCCGCTCAAAATGCACTTCAGAATCAAGAGGAATGGCAATATTTATTAAATTCAGAAGAAAAACTAAAATAA
- a CDS encoding transcription antitermination protein NusB, with protein MSFSRSRTRRFVLQSLYARSIAGAVISKKAPFFEDADRLDDAYAALLVKNILENEGKILSVIYEYAPKFDIKTLPLINAIILYISLTETLLLCPEDVPPRVSINEAIELAKRYSDDPSKNLINGILNTVLEKTKAIQDTWKTREPLQYSIFSV; from the coding sequence ATGTCTTTCTCTCGCTCACGCACTCGACGATTCGTCCTCCAATCCCTCTACGCTCGTAGCATTGCGGGTGCTGTGATATCAAAGAAGGCACCATTTTTTGAAGATGCAGACCGGCTTGATGACGCCTATGCGGCACTTCTCGTGAAAAATATTCTCGAAAATGAAGGAAAAATTCTCTCCGTCATCTACGAATATGCTCCAAAGTTTGACATTAAGACACTGCCACTTATCAATGCTATTATTCTCTATATTAGTCTCACTGAAACACTGCTTCTCTGTCCAGAAGATGTCCCACCACGTGTCTCTATCAATGAAGCCATCGAACTTGCAAAGCGATATTCTGATGATCCGAGTAAAAATCTTATCAACGGCATCCTCAATACTGTTCTTGAAAAAACAAAAGCGATTCAGGATACGTGGAAAACACGAGAGCCACTGCAATACTCTATTTTTTCTGTGTAG